Below is a window of Neofelis nebulosa isolate mNeoNeb1 chromosome 8, mNeoNeb1.pri, whole genome shotgun sequence DNA.
CCTGCTCTGTGATACTAGAGTTCAACCACATAAACATTTCTCCTTTGCCAGCTGGCTCAATGCTTAGTACAGTCTTTGTCAATAGAGGGCACTGAAAAGCCATTGCAAAATAAAGGGACTTCCTTTCACAATTCAGTGTGTTATTTTTAGGCATATAGCCATGGAGCAGTATGTGGGAGGCTTGGTACTGGTCATCTCAGTAGCCTTTACATACCAGCTCCAGCCTGCTGATGACCTCCAGCAGGTTTCTCCACCACCCAACAGGCCATGTTTATGGACCTTCTCTGACCCTTGCCCTCTGGCAAGTTTCCTTAGCACTAGCAGGCTGTGTGATCCTGTAGCAGCCATGCCTCTCCAAGAATGTCTGGATCAGCCTTGAGGTGAGTGGTGAGGAGAGCTTTTCTAAGTTCTTAGTTCCTTCCTAAACTACTCTCCCTCACCCCTAGAGATAGTAGCtacttttttcttctagtttgaTAGCTAACCCTTTTTATAAGcaacaattctttatattaaatttcttCTACTCAAATTACTGGTGTGGGGTCTGTCTCCTGATTGAACCCTGATATAGAATTGATACTAGAATGTTCTGGAGAGACAGACTCTCAACGATAGAATTTGAGAGTGAGTTTGGTCATGTATTAGCATCTGAGGGCAGTACTAAGTTCTTTGTTAGTGGAAATTGGATGCCGGTTATCCGTGACATAGAGTGACATCCCAGTTAATAAAATTGCCACCTATGATGATGTATTAATTAATGCCTTGGGAGTCCAAGTAGCTGCTGCATTTATTATTATGGCAGTAGTAATGACAAGGACTGTGGTGTGGAACTGACTTTCCCAAGTACATTGCATTACTTATGGGAAGAAAAAGGCtcaggatcataacctgagaatTGGAAAGCTCCTACCACAGtcctaatataatattttatttcttataactaATATTGCTGAATATCAAGCACTAATTTAACTGCGAAAGTGGTTGAATTACAATAGCAGTTGGATTCACAGCCTTCACAAGCTTCTTAAGTGAAAGTTAGAACACTGATTCAGAAATAATGAGACCTTGAAACATGGATGGAGAAATCTGGTAGGATTCAAATGAAGTTGAGATTCTAAAATCTCTAAGTCATTCTGAGCATCCCTTTGCAACAGAAGCAGATAAGTGCTACAATGACTAGCCTTCCTTTGCTGGAAAACTATGATAACGTCATCTAAGGCAGATGTCTTGAAAGGGATGCTTATTCTCCTCAAGATGCACTATCATCACCTCTTATTGCTTCTAGACCCACAACTTGGGTCAAATCTCAGCATGTGTCAGGGACTCAGACACACAGTATGACCCAAGAGGAAATGGCTTGTACTCTAAATAAATTATGACTTGTAAACCTAGGAATATGTGGGAGTGTACTCTAAGGGAGTTAGAACATGGAGAGtagagggatacctgggtggctcagttgattaagcatctaactcttgattttggtgcagaTCATaacctcatagttcatgagatcgagcccctcatcaacTTAgcgcctgcttaggattcactctctctcccagtcactctgcccctctcctgctcctctttctctctcttaaaataaatagataaacataaaaaaagaacacgGAGAGTGGAATATAACTCTGTATCaaaccaaattaatttttttgtatgtacTTACTAGAGatttcagattttgtatttcttttttttttaatttttttttaacgtttatttatttttgagacagagagagagcatgaacgggggagggtcagagagagagggagacacagaatctgaaacaggctccaggctctgagcggtcagcacagagcccgacgcggggctcaaactcacggaccgcgagatcatgacctgagccgaagtcggacgctcaaccgactgagccacccaggcgcccctcagattttgtatttcaaaTTATGCAGATGGAAGTGGCTCTGACACCTTACTTAGGTGGTCAACTGACTCTTGGACTCAGTAATGTCCTCTGCTTAATGAGAGTGAGATGCCATAGTTTCAATGATCTGATATGAAGGAAGGTATCTGAAGGTTTAGGAAGATGGAAATGTTGATATGTACTTATTATGTGTAATATGCATACCCATACCCTCAACCACATTCCCTGAGAAGGTTTAGAAGACCCTCCCATCACTaagatattaagaaataaattagtgAAGGAGTACCTGCATCCTTTCAAAGCTCTGTAGTTACTCTCATTTATAGACTAGATATGGCCATGGGGGATGCTACACAGATTTCAATAGGCTCAATGAAATCCTGGAGTTAGAAAGATCAAGAGACAGCATGTCACTGCCTGACAAGGTGAACACATTTACTACATAAAGGGGAGCAggtccttatcagggaaatacaaatcaaaaccacactcagatatcacctcacgccagtcagagtggccaaaatgaacaaatcaggagactatagatgctggagaggatgtggagaaacgggaaccctcttgcactgttggtgggaatgcaaattggtgcagccactctggaaaacagtgtggaggttcctcagaaaattaaaaatagacctaccctatgacccagcaataacactgctaggaatttacccaagggatacaggagtgctgatgcataggggcacttgtaccccaatgtttatagcagcactctcaacaatagccaaattatggaaagagcctaaatgtccatcaactgatgaatggataaattgtggtttatatacacaatggagtactacgtggcaatgagaaagaatgaaatatggccctttgtagcaacgtggatgggactggagagtgtgatgctaagtgaaataagccatacagagaaagacaaataccatatggtttcactcttatgtggatcctgagaaacttaacagaaacccattggggaggggaaggaaaaaaaaaagaggttagagtgggagagagccaaagcataagagactcttaaaaagtgagaacaaactgagggttgatggggggtgggagggaggggagggtgggtgatgggtattgaggagggcgtcttttgggatgagcactgggtgttgtatggaaaccaatttgacaataaatttcatatactgaaaaaataaataaataaataaataaataaaggggagcAGGAACAAAGGTAATCAGAATGCTTTTGGCCAATTGGGATCTCAAGTGGTGGTTAATTGATTGTATAGTAATAAAAGAGATCTCCTATTGAAATATTGCTAGATCCATGACAGGAGTCAACTATGACCCATGATCCAAATCCAGcccttacttatttttataaataaagttttattggaacacagctacacccatatatttacatactgtctatggctgctttcctgcCATACCTGTAGAGTTAATTAGTTGTGACAGGGACTGTTTGGCCTACAATGCCTAAATTTTTACTATTTAGCTTTTGTCATTAAAAGTTTGCCAacccaatgagaaagaatgaaatatggccttttgtagcaatgtggatggaactggagagtattatgctaagtgaaataagtcatacaaagaaagacagataccaaatgttttcattcttatgtggatcctgagaaacttaacagaagtccttgggggaggggaagaaaaaaaaaagagaggggcgcctgggtggcgcagtcggttaagcgtccgacttcagccaggtcacgatctcgcagtccgtgagttcgagccccgcgtcaggctctgggctgatggctcggagcctggagcctgtttccgattctgtgtctccctctctctctgcccctcccccgttcatgctctgtctctctctgtcccaaaaataaataaaaaacgttgaaaaaaaaaaaaaaaaagaaaaaaaaaagagattagagagggagggagccaaaatataagagactcttaaaaactgagaacaaactgagggttgatgggggttgggatggaggggagggtgggtgatgggtattgaggagggcacattttgggatgagcactgggtgttgtatggaaaccaatttgacaataaatttcattaaaaaaagtttgccaacccagaggtgcctgggtggctcagtcggttaagtgtcctacttcagctcagtttatgatctcacagtttgtgagttcaagtcccacatcaggctctgtgctgacagcttggagcctggggcctgatttggattctctctctctctctctctctctctgcccctcacctgttctctctctctctctctctctctctctctctgttataaataaacattaaacatttttaaataaataaataaatgtttgccaacCTGGATCTATATAACTGAAAAACTTCTAGTTCTGTTGGTTAAAGATCTGGTTTGAGTCATCGCAATGGAGACTCATGATCTTTCATCCAGTTTCTAGTCCTAAGCTAATTCACAGATCCCGAGACCATTGGTTAAAGGGGAGACACTCTGCAGAATGGCCACAAGTATATACAGCAAACATTCCTCTAGGACTTCCCTGAGGATATCTGTAACCATTTACCAGTAGCTGGGCACTGGAGCAAAGGAAATACCCAGACTATTAAGGGATCAGTAGATACAGGCTCTGAATTGAAGTTAATTCCTAAGAATCCAAAACACCACTGTGTCCCACCAGAGTGGGGGTTCATGGTGTTTAGATGATAGATATATACCTCACAGAACTGTGTCTGATCAAGGAACTAATTTGGCAGCAAAGAAAGTATAGCAATAGGCTCATGCCCATAGAATCTCCCACAATACTCCATTACCCAGAAGCAGCTGACTGAATTGAAAGGTGGAAGGGCTTACTGAAAACTCAGTTATAGTATCAATTGTGAGACAGCACCCCGAAAAGATGGGGTCTAACAGGCTAAAATACATGCTTTGAATCAGAAGCCATTATGTGGTGCTATCTTCCACACAGCCAGAATATATATACCCTCTGAATCAAAGAGTAGAAGGGAGAGAAGCTCCTCTCactattatacttaaaaaaaaaaaaaaaaaacattggcaGAATTTTTCACTTCCCATTCAGCAACCATGAACTCTTCTGGTTTGGAGGTCTTAGTTCCCAATGGGGAAGTGCTTCTATCAAGGGCATGATGGCTCTATTGATTTGGAAGATGAGACTACCACTTGGCTATGTGGGAATCTTTATGCTGAACCAacaggcaaggggaaaaaaagagttactCTACAGACTGGAGTGATTGATCACAATTGCCAGTGAGAAATTGAGTTGCCCCTACACGTAGGGGACAAAGAAAACTATTTCTGGAACCCAGAATACTTCCATGCCCAATAGCGAAGGTTAATGGAAAACTATAgccaacaaaaggaaaagttaaGACTCTTGAAGATTCAGACCCTTCAGAAATGACAGTTTGGGTCACCCTATTAGGATATTTTGGGTTACCCTATTAGAAACTTAAGTTTCTGGCTCAGGGCAAAGAAAAACATAAGTAAGAAGGGAGAAATATCAACTATGACTTTGTGACCAATTACAAGGATTATAtcagttttacatattttctttttgtgtacatatttatttgtaaattgtaactattttcttctctcttattccttcccttattattttatatatacaagtTGCTAAAAATTAGctctgtaggggcacctgagtggctcagtcagttaagtatctgacttaggctcaggtcatgatctcactgtttctgtgttaacagctcagagcctggagcctgcatcagattctgtgcctccctctctctctgcccaccccccctcaaaaataaataaaacattaggaaaaaatgttttaagaaaagaaaattaactttataatttAGCCATTAAGTAACAAAATTTTCAATGGAACGATGACCAAATTTGAAAGTACTGAATACAGTCAGCAATGGGTATAATGTCTATTGTGACTATTTTCAGTTTGGAGAAAGTGTGAGCACTGCTTCCTTGTACAAAGAACAACTACAGCTTTGTTAGGTGGAAACAGAGTTGTTTCATTGTTGTTTAGAAGTTTAAATGTGTGCAGGAAGATACATATTGAAGCTGAGTTGCCCAAAGGATAGACTGCCAGTTAccaatttattatctttttttttttttttcctgccccagcTTTGTGATACAAGGGCTGGACCCTGTAAACACTTCTCCTTTGCCAGATGGTTTAGTGTTAAGATTTGTCATTAGATAAAATAGGTAATACTGGAAGGACACTAGGAGGCAATAGTAGAAAGAAGGGAATTCCTTCCAATGTGCTATTTCTTGGTGCAGCAGCCACCAAGTTCTGGTGTGTGGGAAGCTCGCTAGAACTCATCTAAGTAGCCCTATGGACTGGCTTCATTTGCACTCTCCGACAAGTGAGTCTGCTTCTACAGAGTAGCTCTGACCCAAGTTTGCCACCCTCTGGCAGATTTTCTCATCCCCCACAGGCTACATCTTCCTGTAGCAGTCATACCCTTCCCTCCTGGTTCATCTCCATCAGTCCTAGAAGCAGAAGCTGTTTTCTGTGATTGCTACTTCCAGATCCCTTATAGTCCTCTTTTATCCCATTACATAGTTAATCACCTTTGACTACTTAGACTTTGCACCAAACTCTCCTTGTTCAAATTATTGGTGTCATTTCTGTTCCTGGTTAAACTTTGACCAATACACCACCTCAGAGCCcttgctcttccctctgtctgAGACAGTCTTCATCTGGATAATTGCATGCTCAAATATAGCTGTTGACGGACTGCTGTCACTGTCCAGACTGTCCTTCTTGTAATTAAGCTAAAGTCTCTGATGCAGCCTCTATTCTGTGAAACAAGATGGCACAGATCCAACCACTGAGCACCATGCCTGCAATCAGGATAAGCCCAGGGAAAGGGGAAATGCAAGGTTTACTTGGGATATAAACCAGACCTTGAGTTTTGACTCTCAATAAACCTGCCTGAGAATAGTATTACCACTACCCACAAGCTCTAGGAATAGCATCAAGATTCTTTTAGAGCACTCCATTTGTCCAAAAATGTATTTAGTGTCCCTACCATGTACCAGACACTCTTCAGGGCACTGGATATACAGGAACACTTGGCTCTGATTCACCCCTAAATTTTTTCACAGTTCCCTCTTCTACACAACTTCCAAGCATGCACTGGATAAAACCACATCCACAGGGTGTGGCCTCCCCACAAATCCAGTTGAGTTTCAAAATGGGGCCTCAGAGGCCCCTGCACACAGTTGTGCTCAAAGACACTCAGCCTAGGATGATAGTAGAAGGTGGCATCCAGCAGCACCAACTGCCAAGCTTTGTGCCTGGTGGAGACTGTGTGAGCCCAGCAAGTTCTCATTTTACAGTAGTATTGCAACAGGAGGTTCTGGAACCCCAGATCCCACCTGTACGACACCAATGCAGATCAAGGTGGATCATTCAGGAAAGTAAGAATCTTTCCAGGGCTGGCCTATGCAGGAGCCTTCTTATCTAGGCAGAAGGGTCAGAAGCAGCAGTCACCTTAGTCTCTGGCACTCTCTGCTAAAACTTATACAAGCCCCTCAGACTGTGACTGGGTCACCTGTTGGAAGAAAGCAAAGGAGTATTGTTTCCTGGGATGGAAGAAAAGCTGTGAAAACTGCAGATGCATTAATGCTGAGACCAGCCAGCCTCCACTGGCTCTTATACCATTGTGGGGCCCCTGGGGTCagtgtgttagttttctattgctatgtaacaaatctCCACAAACttaacagcttaaaacaacatgcatatattttttaagtttatttatttgttttgagagagacagagagactacgagtgggggaagggcagagaaagaggcagaatctcaagtaggctccacactatcagtgcagagcccaatgtggggcttgaactcacaaaccataagatcatgacctgagccaaaatcaagtgtcagacacttaagcaactgagccccacaggcaccccaacatgcacatattatctcacagtttctgtgggttaggAGCCCAGGCATGGGTCCTCTGTGCACGGTTTTGCAAAACTGCAATCTAGGGGTAAGCTGGGCTGTAttctcatctggaggcttgactggggaagaATCCACTTTAAAGTTCTTTCAAGTTGTGGGAAGAATTTAATTCCTTTGCAGTTGTATGACCCCATTTTCTGCTGGCAGTCAGCTGGGTGCCACTCTCAGCCCTAAGAAGCCGCCTGCAATTCCTTGCCATGAATgcctcttcaaagccagcaagggaAAGTCTTGTTCTAATCTGCTAAAATAGagttatatataatatgacaTAATCAAAGGAGTGACATCttattggttagaagcaagtcacagttTCTGCTTACATTCAAAAGGAGGGATTATACAAAGGCATGGATACCAGGAGGCAGAAAATCATTGGGGGAGACCTTGGGATCTGCCTGTCACAGTCAGCCTCAAAAAAATTCCAACTACATCCAACTAAGTAGTTTCGGAACATTATGCTTGCTTGCACAACACAGACTGTACCCAACAAGGTAAGGCTCTTGGCATTGCCCTCGTTCTTCATCTCACACGAAGCACCTGGAAGGAACCTAAGCCTCAGGCACAAGATGGCTACTCAAATTAGTTCTGGGGACAACTGCTTAGCACAGGATGAGGTAACTAGCCATACCTTCTCTGTAGCATATTCACTCTGATCCCCATCTTGTTGCCTCCCCCCAGATGTGGAGAGCTTTAGCCATATCTGTTCAAACCACCTTGTGCTTGCAAATAGCATgactcagcagggagcccaaagCATTGTTAGTAACGTATGTGTAGACTTGACCTGAGCTTCAACATAACTCAAGATAAACAggtacagaaaaataataataaaatttttaaaaagataggtcAGGTCTTGGAGAGAGACAAGATTCTGAACATAGTGAAACCCAGTGCACTGATTCCTCCAAACCTCATTCCCACCCTACCCACACTCATCCTCTCCCCAGTGGGATTCATCCAGATTTATTCAGTCCTCATTGGAGACTCAAGTGAGGTGGCAAGACTGCGCCCACACCTAGGAGCTTGAGTAACCTGCTCTGACAGTCCTGCTGAGAATTTTCCTGTAGAGAAGAACTACCTTCCCTTTATTTACAACCCAAATTGGGGAGGCCAGAGCACAAGTCAGCCAATCTCCTCTGAATCTTTAATGCTCTTAGTTCTAAGACTATGAAAGCTCTTCATGATTTGAAAATACTGGAAGGATGAAGTAGCAAGCTCAAGGCCACAGGCTTCTGGGAAGGACCAAATTAGATAACACATTTGAGAAAACTCTGAAATGTTATCAAGTGTGTACCACCAGCCCCCCACAGTTAGACAACCTGAACCTGGCTGTAGAGAGAGGACACAagaacaataaatgtttattttatgaaggactaaagcaaagaaacagcaggaagaaGCCCTGCCCCAGACACAATATTTAAAGGAACACAAACTTCCTAGTGTAAGGGAGGAAAGACTCTCAATAAGAACTTCAAACATTAGTCAAGCCAAAATTTAGCACTGGCAAGCCCTTTTAGCAGGTAATGGTGGATGCTGTACATGAAGAAACCTGAACAGAAGAGGATGATCATGAAGGATAAGGTGATGAGGGTGTAGATGGACATTCGCTTCTCCATGGTCCCCCTGATCAGGCAGAAATAGGGTCCTGGACAGCTCTTGGTGCTGCAGTGAATGATGGCTTGGCTCACCAGGGGCAGGTGTTGGtacatgagaaaaaataaaaacacacactgTGCACCAACCTGTAGGAGGAagtaaaggagatacaaaagcaaaagcatCTTCTCCTGGTGGAAGTTCAGGATGGACTTCTTCGGGGAAGGGGCATGCTCCTGGATTCCCACCATGGAGCCCTCCTCCATTTCATCTGCTGCTGACTCCACT
It encodes the following:
- the LOC131484070 gene encoding uncharacterized protein LOC131484070 is translated as MAAAAVAGLIPVLHSVAGDKSRYYIGRQLWFGFIAVYGVVVYVVRMPWVPIHEDFWCHGNITNTCLIECFEKSFNSPVVGIWYFFFFIFLALFFLMEFFMAQIRHKQIKAKSVESAADEMEEGSMVGIQEHAPSPKKSILNFHQEKMLLLLYLLYFLLQVGAQCVFLFFLMYQHLPLVSQAIIHCSTKSCPGPYFCLIRGTMEKRMSIYTLITLSFMIILFCSGFFMYSIHHYLLKGLASAKFWLD